From a single Chloracidobacterium thermophilum B genomic region:
- a CDS encoding sodium:solute symporter family protein: MTDVRLAWIDYVLMAIYFAFVIGIGVALKRFMRSSTDYFLSGRAIPAWVAGLAFISANLGAQEVIGMGASGAKYGIATSHFYWIGAIPAMVFVGVFMMPFYYGSRARSVPEYLKLRFDEKTRALNAISFAVMTVFSSGVSLYAMGKLFRLLLGWDEDASMLVAAGIVLAYIFLGGLTSAIYNEVLQFFLIVFGFLPLVLLGLKDVGGWEGLQARLMTHSVTQGYAPTAYTQSWAFMGDATRNPVGVEWFGLAMGLGFVLSFGYWCTDFLVVQRAMAADSMTAARRTPLIAAIPKMLFPFLVILPGMIALTVEPRREATSAAAVARVGIIPAKTTDAGEVLRDTNARPVIDYDLATPAMLAHYLPAGLLGLGLTALLASFMSGMAGNVTAFNTVWTYDIYQSYFKRDASDAHYLWMGRAATVGGIALSVATAYVAAAFNNIMDVLQLVFAFVNAPLFATFLLGMFWKRATGHGAFWGLVAGTLAAAFHHGISLPEGATVGVKGGFFGVLLSPYRSELAQTFWTAIIAWTVCFIVTIAVSLATKPRPDEELTGLVYALTPKPTEEASFWQRPGTLAVVVLSGTLLLNLIFF; this comes from the coding sequence ATGACTGACGTTCGACTGGCCTGGATTGATTACGTCCTGATGGCGATTTACTTCGCCTTCGTCATTGGCATTGGTGTGGCGCTCAAGCGTTTCATGCGTTCGAGTACCGACTACTTTCTGTCAGGCCGCGCCATTCCGGCCTGGGTCGCCGGACTGGCGTTCATTTCCGCCAATCTGGGTGCGCAGGAAGTCATCGGCATGGGCGCTTCCGGCGCGAAGTACGGCATTGCCACGAGCCACTTCTACTGGATCGGGGCTATTCCGGCGATGGTCTTTGTGGGTGTTTTCATGATGCCGTTTTACTACGGCTCGCGGGCCCGCTCCGTGCCGGAATACCTCAAGCTGCGCTTCGATGAAAAAACCCGCGCCCTGAATGCCATTTCCTTCGCCGTGATGACGGTGTTTTCTTCCGGCGTGTCACTGTATGCCATGGGCAAGCTGTTCCGGCTGCTGCTCGGCTGGGATGAAGATGCCAGCATGCTCGTCGCCGCTGGCATCGTGCTGGCCTACATCTTCCTGGGTGGGTTGACGAGCGCCATCTACAACGAAGTCCTGCAGTTTTTCCTCATCGTCTTTGGTTTTCTGCCGCTGGTGCTGCTCGGGCTGAAAGACGTTGGCGGCTGGGAGGGGCTTCAGGCGCGCCTTATGACGCACTCCGTGACGCAGGGCTATGCACCGACAGCCTACACGCAGTCCTGGGCGTTTATGGGAGACGCCACGCGCAATCCGGTTGGCGTCGAGTGGTTCGGGCTGGCGATGGGGCTTGGCTTTGTGCTGTCGTTTGGCTACTGGTGCACGGATTTTCTCGTCGTGCAGCGCGCCATGGCGGCCGACTCCATGACGGCGGCCCGCCGGACACCGCTCATTGCCGCCATTCCCAAGATGCTGTTTCCCTTTCTGGTCATCCTGCCGGGGATGATTGCCCTGACCGTCGAGCCGCGCCGGGAAGCGACGTCAGCGGCGGCGGTGGCCCGCGTCGGCATCATCCCGGCCAAGACAACTGATGCTGGCGAAGTGCTCCGCGACACCAACGCGCGCCCGGTCATTGACTATGATCTGGCCACGCCGGCCATGCTGGCGCACTACCTGCCGGCCGGACTGCTCGGCCTGGGACTGACGGCGTTGCTGGCGTCGTTTATGTCTGGCATGGCGGGCAATGTCACGGCGTTCAACACGGTGTGGACGTACGACATCTATCAGAGCTATTTCAAACGCGATGCCAGCGATGCGCATTACCTCTGGATGGGCCGCGCCGCCACCGTCGGCGGAATTGCACTCTCGGTAGCGACGGCCTACGTGGCTGCGGCCTTCAACAACATCATGGATGTGCTCCAGCTTGTGTTTGCCTTTGTCAATGCGCCGCTGTTTGCGACGTTCCTGCTGGGGATGTTCTGGAAACGCGCCACGGGACACGGCGCATTCTGGGGTCTGGTGGCGGGCACGCTGGCAGCCGCGTTTCATCACGGGATTTCCCTGCCCGAAGGAGCTACCGTCGGCGTCAAGGGGGGCTTTTTCGGCGTCCTTCTGTCGCCCTACCGCAGCGAACTGGCCCAGACCTTCTGGACGGCCATCATCGCGTGGACGGTGTGCTTCATCGTCACCATTGCCGTGAGCCTGGCTACGAAACCGCGTCCCGATGAAGAACTTACCGGACTGGTCTATGCCCTGACGCCCAAGCCGACGGAAGAGGCGTCCTTCTGGCAGCGCCCCGGAACGTTGGCCGTCGTCGTCCTCAGCGGTACGCTTTTGCTCAACCTGATTTTCTTCTAG
- a CDS encoding type II toxin-antitoxin system PemK/MazF family toxin, which produces MTLILLFYHRFGLIKQRAPYIPALKCRALRRFFGKLPGEYDDWLICMISSQTRHYLAGFDEVVREGDEDFEQSGLKVASVIRAGRLAVVSGDLLLGAIGEISRERLERVRQSIAKWLLTMQNGG; this is translated from the coding sequence ATGACTCTCATACTGCTATTTTATCACAGGTTTGGCTTGATAAAACAGCGTGCGCCTTATATCCCTGCCCTAAAGTGCAGGGCTTTACGGCGTTTTTTCGGTAAACTTCCTGGCGAGTATGACGACTGGCTGATTTGCATGATTTCATCCCAGACGCGGCATTATCTTGCAGGATTTGATGAAGTGGTTCGGGAAGGTGATGAAGATTTTGAACAAAGTGGCTTGAAGGTAGCGAGTGTCATCCGGGCAGGGCGCCTGGCTGTTGTGTCGGGCGACCTGCTTCTTGGTGCAATTGGTGAAATTTCACGGGAGCGTTTGGAGCGTGTAAGACAGAGTATAGCGAAGTGGTTATTAACAATGCAAAATGGCGGCTGA
- a CDS encoding RNA-guided endonuclease InsQ/TnpB family protein → MIRRADGYYAQFCLDVERKEQGAYTGNVIGIDLGLKAFYTDQNGNPVECPKFLRRSERRLKQHQRRLSRKFKKGAKSQSKNYHKQRKRLGKVHLKVQRQRKDWAIKQARCVVTSHDVVTYEDLQVKNLVKNHHLAKSIHDAGWSQFTAWLDDYGKVWDKAVVSVPPQYTTQDCSHCGHRVVKTLSTRTHSCPQ, encoded by the coding sequence GTGATACGCAGGGCAGATGGGTACTATGCTCAGTTCTGCCTGGATGTGGAGCGCAAAGAGCAGGGAGCATACACAGGCAATGTGATTGGCATTGACTTGGGCTTGAAGGCTTTCTACACCGACCAGAACGGCAACCCTGTAGAGTGTCCTAAGTTTTTGAGGCGTAGTGAAAGGAGGTTAAAGCAACACCAGCGCAGATTAAGTCGGAAGTTCAAGAAGGGGGCAAAATCCCAATCCAAGAACTACCACAAGCAAAGAAAGCGACTAGGCAAAGTGCATCTGAAAGTCCAACGCCAGCGTAAAGACTGGGCAATTAAGCAGGCACGGTGCGTGGTGACATCTCACGATGTCGTGACGTATGAAGACTTGCAGGTGAAGAACCTGGTCAAAAATCATCATCTTGCCAAATCCATTCATGATGCTGGCTGGTCTCAATTCACTGCGTGGCTGGACGACTACGGCAAGGTGTGGGACAAGGCAGTCGTCAGCGTACCGCCGCAGTACACCACACAGGACTGTAGTCACTGTGGGCATAGGGTAGTAAAAACCCTATCCACTAGAACCCATAGTTGTCCTCAATAA
- a CDS encoding DUF2281 domain-containing protein: MAFDEKVFQSVQKLPRSLQEELLSFIQYLLVKAEQQEKQEWGALSLSSAVRDMEDEPALYSTADIKVSFV, encoded by the coding sequence ATGGCATTCGATGAAAAAGTTTTCCAATCCGTGCAAAAACTTCCCCGGTCACTCCAGGAAGAGTTGCTTAGCTTTATCCAGTATCTTCTTGTCAAGGCAGAGCAGCAGGAAAAGCAGGAGTGGGGAGCTTTGTCGTTATCTTCAGCCGTGCGGGATATGGAGGATGAGCCTGCGTTATACAGCACGGCAGACATCAAGGTAAGTTTTGTATGA
- a CDS encoding SDR family oxidoreductase, translating to MVLDLFRLDGKVALVTGALSEIGTAIALALAEAGADVACHGSARAPEALCEQIRALGRRALAVTGDLYDRAFHRHIVATTLAHFGRIDILVNNASTIRRGAAVELSDEDWDFILGINLTTVFRLSQMVAKDMLERRSGKIINIASLLAFQGGWQAPAFAASKGGVVQLTKSLANEWASRGVNVNAISPGYLEVESTRPLREDPVRHRQITERIPAERWGQPSDLAGAAVFLASAASDYVHGHVLVVDGGWMGR from the coding sequence GTGGTACTGGATTTGTTTCGTCTGGATGGGAAGGTCGCGCTGGTGACGGGTGCGCTTTCCGAGATTGGGACGGCCATTGCGCTGGCTCTGGCCGAAGCCGGCGCCGATGTTGCCTGTCATGGTTCAGCCCGTGCCCCGGAAGCCCTCTGTGAGCAGATTCGGGCGCTGGGCCGGCGGGCGCTGGCCGTGACGGGAGACCTCTACGACCGCGCCTTTCACCGTCATATCGTGGCCACGACCCTCGCCCATTTCGGGCGGATTGATATTCTGGTCAACAATGCCAGCACAATCCGGCGCGGCGCTGCCGTGGAACTGAGCGACGAAGACTGGGATTTCATCTTGGGCATCAACCTGACAACGGTGTTCCGGCTGTCGCAGATGGTGGCCAAGGACATGCTCGAACGGCGGTCAGGCAAGATTATCAACATTGCTTCCCTGCTGGCCTTTCAGGGCGGCTGGCAGGCTCCGGCATTTGCGGCCTCGAAGGGCGGCGTCGTGCAACTGACGAAATCCCTGGCCAACGAATGGGCTTCCCGGGGCGTCAACGTCAACGCCATTTCGCCGGGTTATCTGGAAGTCGAAAGCACCCGTCCGCTGCGGGAGGACCCCGTGCGTCACCGCCAGATCACGGAGCGCATTCCGGCCGAGCGATGGGGGCAGCCGTCCGATCTGGCCGGCGCAGCGGTGTTTCTGGCCTCAGCGGCCAGTGATTACGTCCACGGCCACGTGCTCGTCGTGGATGGCGGTTGGATGGGGCGCTAG